From the genome of Papaver somniferum cultivar HN1 chromosome 2, ASM357369v1, whole genome shotgun sequence, one region includes:
- the LOC113354363 gene encoding uncharacterized protein LOC113354363, translating to MALPLVFCSSTVNPKSFLAYPNLTSLANKNNSSNSIMFSSVSPIRVKNYFLHFPCYSRTRTYFSPSNYQDLNEDEEEDLVQDLRVPSHWLTPSNALQESEWLKVVLHKWLDDEYCVEDTNVEISEVAAKSYYESLVVRKEADLGMILLQMARDLESISYQESFHGAFSSANAAIQLISQRIEQQ from the exons ATGGCGTTACCACTAGTTTTCTGCTCTTCCACTGTAAATCCCAAGTCCTTCCTTGCTTACCCAAACCTTACTTCCTTAGCTAATAAAAACAACAGCTCAAATTCCATTATGTTTAGTTCTGTGAGTCCAATTAGGGTAAAAAACTATTTTCTTCATTTCCCTTGCTACTCAAGAACAAGAACATATTTTTCTCCTTCTAACTATCAAGATTTaaacgaagatgaagaagaagatctggTTCAAGATCTTAGAGTTCCTAGTCATTGGTTGACCCCTTCAAATGCTCTTCAG GAATCTGAGTGGCTTAAAGTAGTGTTGCATAAATGGTTAGACGATGAATATTGCGTCGAGGATACAAATGTAGAAATTAGTGAGGTTGCAGCCAAATCATACTATGAATCTTTGGTAGTACGGAAAGAGGCAGACCTTGGAATGATCTTATTACAGATGGCAAGAGATTTAGAATCTATATCTTATCAGGAAAGCTTTCATGGAGCTTTCTCATCAGCAAACGCAGCAATCCAACTAATCTCTCAACGGATCGAGCAACAATAA